CAGATGTTTTTATCATGTATTCAAAAAGTTACCACAAAAATCTAAAACATTTGCTGCTTGTGGTTATTGTGTACCCAGCATTATTTAATGTTCAGAAGAAGTTGGGGGTTTAAAACAAGACCAATTAAATTACCTCTCAGTTCCTCTCCTGATGGTGTGTGACTAACCATTCATATCAGTTCCTCTGTTTTAAGCAGACAGTTTTGTCTTCTTGTGTGTAAATGCAGTGGAACAAGCTTAAACGTAAATTGCACTGCCAAGTTTTATATGCCCAAAGTTCCCAAATCTGTGTCCTGCGGAAATGTAATTGATATTTTATTGTCAACCCAAAGGAAGGAAACACAGGGGAACATGCTGAGGAAGATAGACTTGGCCTATCTCCTGAGCCAGCCCTAGATCGCCCCGCAAATACAAACATGCTTTGTGTTGTCCAGAGAACTTGGCATGATGGAGTAAAACAAAGAGCTGCCACAGCCTCCTACGCCAGCCTGGGAGAGATAGAAATCACTCAGACTCAGGCTGTGACACTGCCAGGAGCACTTACTGTCAGAAAAATATAACACTTACAAGGACAAATATGCCCAATAGCAATGATTTGGCTTATATCAGGTGCTGATTTTAAGGCCACACTTGTGCGTTCATACCAAGACCTCAGTTGGATAATGTAACTGTTGTGCTGGAATAAATGATAAGCgatctttattattttcttcagacAAGGATGCAGAGCCTGCAACCGGACCCAAATGCACAGTACAAGAGTGTGTACGAGGCTCTGAAAAGGATCATCCGGACTGAGGGGATCTTCAGGCCGCTGAGAGGTCTCAACATCACTATGATTGGAGCGGGGCCTGCCCATGCACTCTACTTTGCCTGCTACGAACGAATGAAACGCTCACTGAGCGACGTCATTCAGAGCGGCGGCAACAGCCATTTAGCCAATGGTACAAGTTTCTGCATCTCAACACAAACCACTTGACTATCTACACTGACTGCTTTTACCGTAGACTAAGCATCACAAGACTTGGAGGAGCTGAGTTAGGAGAAGTCATATCCTGTTTACAGTGGCTGGGACAAATCCCAATCGCAAACACGAGAAATCCAAACAGCGTGTGTTATGATTGGGATATGCCATTTAAGCCAGTGTCTTTTTTTAGTAAGAATGGTAATCCAGCACAGCCTTTactaaaatgccaaaaataagGGTGATATTAGTCATAAACTAATATGGGGATGTCTTCTTTTTATTACTGCTTCAGATATTTGACGTGTcaacgtgtgtttgtttgaatagGTGTGGCTGGTAGTGTGGCAACTGTTCTTCACGATGCAGTCATGAATCCAGCTGAAGGTAAGAACTGAGAACATTTCCTAACAAGGTACTTCTTTGCCTTTTAACAGTGTTGGTATTTTGTCCTTTGTCACTAATCCTTCTAATAAGAGTTATCTGTGTATGAATGCACTTTTTCCCTCTGTCCCGCTCAGCTTAGCTGTTGTACAAAGTGCACCTGAAAATTTACTTTAGCAAATGCACTGAATGAATTTTAATACGCAGATTAAAGTAGTGtgtgctttttatttctctctaaGTAAAGTTTTCTCAGACTTGCACCGCATTCCTGCTTAAAATTAGagctcttaaaaaaaagaagggctAATAAATCACTttatggttgttgttgtttttttaccttttttatcagaGATATTGTGTGCAAAGCATGAAATTATATAGAATACATGCAATCAAACACACTAACACCCTTCCTGTTTCCAGTGATAAAGCAGAGGATGCAAATGTACAACTCTCCGTATCGAGGACTTTGGGACTGCATCCGAACTGTAACATATACTGAAGGCGTTGGAGCCTTCTACCGCAGCTACAGCACACAACTGACCATGAACATCCCCTTCCAGGCTGTTCACTTTATCACCTACGAACTGATGCAGGAGCAGTTAAACCCTCACAGACATTACCACCCCGGTAGCCACATATTGTCAGGCGCAGCAGCAGGAGCCGTTTCCGCAGCAATTACTACTCCGCTCGATGTCTGCAAAACACTGCTCAACACACAAGAGAACATAGCGCTCAGCTCCATGAATGTCAGCGGTCACTTGACCGGTATGGCGAACGCTTTCAGGACGGTGTACCAGCTCGGTGGTCTGTCAGCCTTCTTCAAAGGGGTCCAAGCTCGGGTTATATACCAGATGCCCTCCACCGCCATCGCCTGGTCGGTGTATGAATTCTTTAAGTACTTCCTGACAAAGCAGCAGCTGCCTCAGGAGCATGAGGCGGGACCTCGCCCTCTCTAACAGAAAGTGCGTTTGAGCAGCACACAGGTGGGCTGATGACAGAAAACTCCGACATGAAGGTGTAAGAGGTCTTggtttttttccacatgctGCTGATGAAATAACATGAGTCATTTTCGCACAAGGAAGAATGGTGGGGGTgtggcagagagagaaacactCCTAACAGTGTGTTATTTTTCAGTTAATAATGTTCCACAACCATGATATGCAACAAAgatcactatatatatatatatatatatatatatatatatatatatatatatatatatatatatatatatatatatatatggatggatggatggatacttgTAGAAGAGGTGATATTGTTCTTCCTCCAGTCCACAAACTCACCAACCCCAGCTTTTCCAAACTCTCccatgttgtttgttgtttctgtttcttaatATTGGAActctatatttattttcttaacatgtgtgtatgtgggtgCGTTTGCACAGAACCATCACAGCACATTCTTTATTTGCACGTCTCTGCTGATGGGACAGCTACACGTTCCAAGTGCCTTATAAGCATATAAAACCCTGCTTAaccctttttccttttctgttctcGACATAGGAAATCTTcccatatttacattttctttggtCCAAGTTGCATCATGAAAAGCACACAATTCTGTTAGAATGAATTATGAATGAATACAGGCTCTTTGTATTGGCATCAGTCACATCTGTTAAACGCACACATAAATCTGCATCAATTCTCCtgattgttttggggttttttgtattttttattttttttttaaattaaatactaaatactttcTTCCTGCCCCCTGAGAGATCCCGTTTCTCTCTCGGCATGAAGGTGTGTAGGCCGTAGCGGTCCAGCTTTTTGCCTGCACAGAACTGCAGTGCATCTGAATCACGCACAATTTAAAGATCGTTCGCTGTTACTGAAGACAGGCAGCTTGTTTATGTGTATTCAAAACACGAATACACAGCGGTGACTATTTCCGAGAAGCCTCTCTGTTAGCCTGGTGTGATGTTCAGCTTTCGTGTGAATCGTGCTGACCGTGAAGATTAAAGCTGTACATTGTAtgtaaaatgcttttttatttttatcttcggCTTTAGCCGAACACGCACACCCCCTGTGATGCAAAGTGCAACGTGATGACTTGACGTCAGACGTACACTTTGTTACCATGAGGTCAGTAAAAACTTGATCGCATCAGTAAGGGTAAGCAGGCattgttatttcttttattttcactcatCCTGTTGTAGTTAAACGTTTCCTGTGTGCTCTCTGCTCTTTTCAGCCTATTGTCATTTTGCCAGACCTTGATGTTATCCAGAAAGCAGtcagatgtatttattttgaattaaGGAGGATATTTTTCTTACTCTGGAAAAGTTTGACGCATTCTCGTTGATCTCGCAGCCCCTTCAGCCACCGATTCCTCACATTTGTACAGTCGGGTAAATGATACTAAACCAAAGACAACCTATGCATTCTACTTTTAATCTGCACGATGTTGCGTGCCTGCCTGCGGTGGATTTTTATTCCACTTTTTGCGATGTAGTTTTCACTCAGTAGTGTTAAGATTTACAGTCACATCTTCAAGTTTGGAGCTCAGTGATGTTCTGAGCAAACGCCATtggacttttattttttgttgttgttcttttgaatgtcataaaaaaaagtttgaattaATCTTGAAAAACTACAGTGCAACCTAATTTTTTACATAGTGATATGGTTGACTTGGAATAGACTACATAAACTATTCATATTGAATTGTTTTCACATGGATGGATAACATGTTTCAATATAAAAGTAGATTGATGTTTCAGTCTGTTGCAcacattgtgtcttttttttattttattattattttttttagttggaTCCGCTGAGGAAAATCTCAGATTTTGAGGTATCTGTTAACAACTGAGATATAAAAGTAGTGTCAAAAGTATTTTGaaacagaaaagctgatgttcTATGTgggaatttgaataatgtaaatatttttatgatCTTTACACGCAAAAGTGAGTGTCATCTCCAGTGACAGGAATGCTTGAAAGTTTGACCCTGCAAATACAAAATGATTGTAATAATGCTGCTACAGTATGCAACACTGGAGCTGAAATAAACATGTAAGTGAGAAATGGTGCCcttttgtgtttgatttttctGGAGTATTTGTGTTGGGAATGAGTGTTGCAGATTGGGGAAGATGTTTGTTCTGTTTCATAGAACAACAGCAAAAGGTTTTATAGTGGAGTTTGATTTAAAGTAGCATATTTTACAGTCCTGATATATCATAGTTCTATTTGAAAAGCAAACACGGCGAAAAACCTTTTTACTACTGTTTGTGTGAACCAGCCCTTTAACTTGTAAGAGTAATACAGTTTCGGTAGAGGGCGCTGTTACATAAAGGTTGACATAACAGGCACGCCAATCAGTGATGTTGACTTGCTGTCAAAGTGTTGTGATCTCTTATTTAATAGTTACAAGGAAgattacttattattattattattattattattattattattgtagagCATTAAAATAGCAGTAAGGGGCTGACAGCTCACACAGGAAACACGGGATCTAGTTTTCAGGCAGTTACTGCAAAAGATTGTCAtccaaataataatatttaaacaaaaaagtcatatgcttacatttaaattacattaCTTTTGAGCCTTTACTTttgttgaattaaagctgaaattttACACTGATTATTTGATCTTAAGTCCCTACACTGGTTTACAAAggcaacatttttgtttttttaattgtcctTGTAGAGTACTTCCTGATCTAACTGTATATCAACAGTGCTTTAAAAATGGTCTAGAGCAGAGGCTTTACAAATGTCCTTCATATTTTAGAACTGGTAAGATTTGCTGTGGCATCAGTTTGGTCAGTTAAATGACTAAAAAATCAGTCCCAAAAACTTAAAGTACTCCTGTTCTTAAAAATTGAACAGTGAAAACGCAATGCTGTGAAAGCCTActccctctctctttgtttccctctcttacatatttcaaatcaaacaaattttaatattagacaaagataacccaagtaaatacaaaatgcagtttttatatacttttttatttattaagggggaaaaaaatatgcaaaccTACCTGACTCTTTGCGAAAAAGTCACTATTTTTTGAAAAGCTAAGTTCACTTGCCACACACAGGCCTGATTAATGGCAGACATGCTTAACCAAGAAAACACTTAAATAAAAGCTGTCTGACAAAGTAAAGCAGGCTAAAAGacctcaaaaagcaacacattatgacacagctgagaaacaaatttgacatctatcagtctggaaaggatTATAAAACTATTTCTAGTTTCTgcagtgaaccacagtgagagccattatacAGAAATGGAGAAAGCTTGGAAAAGCAGtgaaccaaaattactccaagagcacatcaacacctcatccaggaggtcacaaaagtaCCCAGAGCAACATTAAAGAATCACATTCTTCACGTCTCAGTTAacgtcagagttcatgattgaACAATAAGAGAGAGACCGAGCATGGTACTCATCCATGGGTACCATGATGAAAACCACTGCTGTcccaaaagaacacaaaggctcgtctcacatttaccaaaaaacatCTTGACAATCCCCAAGACAtctgggaaaatattctgtgaacTGACAAGAAAAAATTAAGTATGAGTTCTGCTACATCTGGTTTAATGctgacagcatttcataaaaacaacatcataccaacagtcaaacacGGTGGTGATAGTGTGACtgtggctgctttgctgcttcgaTCCTTTCTATGTGGACTTTGCATTCTTCCCCCGTCTGTGTGGGTTCACCCCAAGCACTCCacattcctcccacagtccaaagacatgcacttagtaGGGTTAGGTAAATTCATTATtataaattgcccataggtgtgaatgtgaatagtATCTCTCTGTGTTGAAAATTAAAGGATGGATCTGAACCATTCAAGTGTGACAAAcgtgcaaaagaaaaagtaatcagGAAGGAGTGGGGCAAATACTTCTCACATTATTGTTTTCTACACAAGAATTAAGATTTCATACAATAGTGTGCACTAAGTTCACAAACACAATCTGAGTTTACAGAAACCATTTTACCAAGCTGTTTATATAAGGACCTGTAACGCTCTAAGAGCTTGAAAAAGAAGGCCACTGGAAGTCTCTCTGATGACagatgaaatgtcttcaaaaaACTTAAATAAGTCCAGTCCACTTCTTTTTAACCTTCTAAGACTACCATGACCTGataactgagaacctacacGGTCAACCTGAAATGCCTGCTTCTCAAACTAAAGGCTTTGATGTACAGTTGCTCTCTGTGGCCTCCCCCTTCTGCTGTGGTTAGAGCCAATTTGTGCTATTTACATAAtagcacaaaaacattttaggaaactcaggaaaaaaatccaaaaaaggtGGCAGGTACCATGAGGTTTAGAGTCGGGGGTTAGGATGTAACCGTGGCTAGGTTTAAGGTTACTAGGGTACAGTTAGGGTTATGGGGTTAGATTGAGGAGATAGAGCCCGTCGCACCCGaaggaggaacaggaagtgcacgGGGCATCAACCCCGCATCCTTTTCCAAATTGAGGTCAGTCCCTAGGTAAGAATGaatgtcttttattttcagtgttgtCCTTTTTTGTGTCCGAGAATTCCCAGGGTTATGGGGTTAGAGTCAGGGTTTAGTGCATTGTGTGATGTTGTTTCCATATTGCAACTATGTGACTGGTATACTTTCAATGTTGAACTTGGATCAGTATTAATTATGATGATTGTATCTGTTTTGATGTCCACAAAGGCTGATGGACCAGACACTCCTGTAGTGGCTTCTTTAATCAGCAAAACAAATTTAAGTCACGCTAGCATCAGTGGAAACTTCCATTAAGTAACTCAGTGTGCCACTGGACAAGGGGAGCgattgtttttgattgttttattgGTCTTAATCACCGACTGTCATTAAGAACACCGATGATTGACtgagtgtttttattatttttaaatgaaaacagggAATTTGTAGTGACCCCAAACATTTGAGCATCAGTGTACTTAATTTCTTTTCATTGACCTCATGTTGGTTCCACTAATCTTCTTGGTAattctattattttatttccagcATTGGTGCAAAGGTGAATATGATATTTCAGATGTGTGTCCTGCCCATGATTCCCTGTTtgctgacaaaaaaataaatcagatttttttgagaTGCAGGCAGCGCGGAGCTTTCTTCCAAACCAGCGTGCTGCAGGACACGTACACTTCTGCTGGAACCCTGAAGTGTTTAGTTTTCGCCCTTCTCCACATACAGGTTGTTTATCTGAACAACACAATGAAAGCCCCCCTCACCCACGTCTTCTGTCCTCATTATAGTTTTCTCTAATCACCTTAATCTGCCGTAAACTGTCTCACTACTTTATATCTTTATCTCAAAGTACActgggggggggaaaaagtcTCTTCTCCCTCAGCATGCCTATCTCCTCCCACATcctttctctctgtcacacacgaCACGTACTTAGGCACAATCGATGTCAGCCATCGGATAAGTTGGATGCTGTTATGTATCTGCTGATGAGGAAAGAAAGGCAGCTGTTCTACAGGGTCCGTAACATGAGGGATCCAGTTACACTATTCAAGGAAGTTTATGAGTGTTCCCATGAGAAGATCAGGGCTGTTTTAAACGTCCTTATCAAGTCCAACAAATTTGTAAGACAGTCACGGCATATTGGAGCACTGACAAAGG
This genomic stretch from Astatotilapia calliptera chromosome 12, fAstCal1.2, whole genome shotgun sequence harbors:
- the slc25a37 gene encoding mitoferrin-1 isoform X1 — protein: MELCSDRVVATLDMSQNKSKDEEPFNSDGDYESLPPHVSVTTHMTAGAVAGILEHTVMYPVDSVKTRMQSLQPDPNAQYKSVYEALKRIIRTEGIFRPLRGLNITMIGAGPAHALYFACYERMKRSLSDVIQSGGNSHLANGVAGSVATVLHDAVMNPAEVIKQRMQMYNSPYRGLWDCIRTVTYTEGVGAFYRSYSTQLTMNIPFQAVHFITYELMQEQLNPHRHYHPGSHILSGAAAGAVSAAITTPLDVCKTLLNTQENIALSSMNVSGHLTGMANAFRTVYQLGGLSAFFKGVQARVIYQMPSTAIAWSVYEFFKYFLTKQQLPQEHEAGPRPL
- the slc25a37 gene encoding mitoferrin-1 isoform X2 — its product is MQSLQPDPNAQYKSVYEALKRIIRTEGIFRPLRGLNITMIGAGPAHALYFACYERMKRSLSDVIQSGGNSHLANGVAGSVATVLHDAVMNPAEVIKQRMQMYNSPYRGLWDCIRTVTYTEGVGAFYRSYSTQLTMNIPFQAVHFITYELMQEQLNPHRHYHPGSHILSGAAAGAVSAAITTPLDVCKTLLNTQENIALSSMNVSGHLTGMANAFRTVYQLGGLSAFFKGVQARVIYQMPSTAIAWSVYEFFKYFLTKQQLPQEHEAGPRPL